One genomic region from Homalodisca vitripennis isolate AUS2020 chromosome 6, UT_GWSS_2.1, whole genome shotgun sequence encodes:
- the LOC124365048 gene encoding damage-control phosphatase ARMT1-like isoform X1 yields the protein MVHMCIFLRSVTIIILFAVEETQSKVATDIQDITPPWDVPLSAKYMRSFAYPTIKDRLPVILTKVIDGLSRDKEAIAAEYGEEGREDVKRVISCLSQLKNEMVTDKYFTQLVCGDDASKWNVYWRNKTENGTMVSWYSTEWLYAETYFYRRIKEAFLLSKKLADYDPFHKQKSDCLEEALKSMDMLAKYLLKEIETHDIRWDTMNSAFQRMLKQSLWANKVDLSLSVGNHIDIGSDPLKVVDDLDDCVLVDQSKEVWVEISKSSIVKDLIIDIVLDNAGLEVMVDMCLADYLTTMYNAARVRFHCKAIPWYVSDVMEKDFLQAIERLSNHTSACQQLAAKWKDYLEQGKWTLHSELYWTLPFSYSDMKEQDPHLYSILSESSIIIFKGDLNYRKLLGDINWKYDTPFHSSLRGFNPAPIVAIRTAKADLISGLDLYVVKVAQAKKKDWLLTGDFGVIQFDGTNSKNNLENEVSSEIKRLIS from the exons atggTTCACATGTGTATTTTTCTAAGGTCAGTCaccataataattttatt TGCTGTTGAAGAAACACAATCCAAAGTAGCAACTGACATACAAGATATTACCCCTCCCTGGGATGTGCCTCTCAGTGCAAAGTACATGAG gAGTTTTGCATATCCCACGATCAAGGACAGACTTCCTGTTATCTTAACCAAGGTCATAGACGGTTTATCAAGAGATAAAGAGGCTATCGCTGCTGAATATGGTGAG GAAGGCAGAGAGGATGTCAAACGGGTTATCAGCTGTTTATCCCAACTGAAAAATGAAATGGTCACAGACAAATATTTCACCCAGTTGGTATGCGGAGATGATGCATCGAAGTGGAATGTCTACTGGCGTAACAAGACGGAAAACGGGACAATGGTGTCCTGGTACTCCACTGAGTGGTTGTATGCAGAGACGTACTTCTACAGGAGGATAAAAGAAGCTTTCCTGTTGAG TAAGAAATTGGCGGACTATGATCCATTCCACAAACAAAAGAGTGACTGCTTGGAAGAAGCTTTGAAATCCATGGATATGCTGGCAAAATATTTGCTGAAAGAAATAGAAACTCACGACATCAGATGGGATACCATGAACAGTGCATTTCAACGCATGTTAAAG CAATCACTGTGGGCGAACAAAGTTGATCTGTCGCTGTCTGTTGGGAATCATATTGACATTGGAAGTGATCCACTAAAAGTTGTGGATGATCTAGACGACTGTGTTCTCGTTGACCAATCCAAGGAAGTCTGGGTCGAGATATCAAAATCGTCTATAGTTAAAGATCTTATCATAG ACATTGTGCTGGACAATGCAGGATTGGAGGTGATGGTGGACATGTGTCTAGCCGACTATCTGACAACCATGTACAACGCTGCTCGTGTTCGTTTCCACTGCAAGGCCATTCCTTGGTACGTGTCTGATGTTATGGAGAAGGACTTCCTACAAGCTATAGAGAGACTCTCAAACCACACCTCAGCTTGCCAACAGCTGGCAGCCAAATGGAAAGACTATTTGGAACAAG GGAAGTGGACGTTACACAGTGAGCTGTATTGGACTCTGCCGTTCAGCTACAGTGATATGAAGGAGCAGGATCCTCATCTCTATAGCATCCTAAGTGAAAGCAGCATAATCATCTTCAAGGGGGATCTCAACTACCGGAAGTTGCTTGGAGACATAAACTGGAAGTATGACACACCCTTCCACTCGAGTCTCAGAGGGTTCAATCCTGCACCTATCGTTGCCATCCGCACTGCCAAGGCCGACCTAATATCTGGTCTGGACCTGTATGTGGTGAAAGTGGCACAAGCCAAGAAGAAGGACTGGCTCCTCACGGGTGACTTTGGAGTGATCCAATTTGATGGAACCAATAGCAAAAATAACCTCGAAAATGAAGTGAGCAGCGAAATAAAAAGGCTGATATCATAA
- the LOC124365048 gene encoding damage-control phosphatase ARMT1-like isoform X2 gives MVHMCIFLSAVEETQSKVATDIQDITPPWDVPLSAKYMRSFAYPTIKDRLPVILTKVIDGLSRDKEAIAAEYGEEGREDVKRVISCLSQLKNEMVTDKYFTQLVCGDDASKWNVYWRNKTENGTMVSWYSTEWLYAETYFYRRIKEAFLLSKKLADYDPFHKQKSDCLEEALKSMDMLAKYLLKEIETHDIRWDTMNSAFQRMLKQSLWANKVDLSLSVGNHIDIGSDPLKVVDDLDDCVLVDQSKEVWVEISKSSIVKDLIIDIVLDNAGLEVMVDMCLADYLTTMYNAARVRFHCKAIPWYVSDVMEKDFLQAIERLSNHTSACQQLAAKWKDYLEQGKWTLHSELYWTLPFSYSDMKEQDPHLYSILSESSIIIFKGDLNYRKLLGDINWKYDTPFHSSLRGFNPAPIVAIRTAKADLISGLDLYVVKVAQAKKKDWLLTGDFGVIQFDGTNSKNNLENEVSSEIKRLIS, from the exons atggTTCACATGTGTATTTTTCTAAG TGCTGTTGAAGAAACACAATCCAAAGTAGCAACTGACATACAAGATATTACCCCTCCCTGGGATGTGCCTCTCAGTGCAAAGTACATGAG gAGTTTTGCATATCCCACGATCAAGGACAGACTTCCTGTTATCTTAACCAAGGTCATAGACGGTTTATCAAGAGATAAAGAGGCTATCGCTGCTGAATATGGTGAG GAAGGCAGAGAGGATGTCAAACGGGTTATCAGCTGTTTATCCCAACTGAAAAATGAAATGGTCACAGACAAATATTTCACCCAGTTGGTATGCGGAGATGATGCATCGAAGTGGAATGTCTACTGGCGTAACAAGACGGAAAACGGGACAATGGTGTCCTGGTACTCCACTGAGTGGTTGTATGCAGAGACGTACTTCTACAGGAGGATAAAAGAAGCTTTCCTGTTGAG TAAGAAATTGGCGGACTATGATCCATTCCACAAACAAAAGAGTGACTGCTTGGAAGAAGCTTTGAAATCCATGGATATGCTGGCAAAATATTTGCTGAAAGAAATAGAAACTCACGACATCAGATGGGATACCATGAACAGTGCATTTCAACGCATGTTAAAG CAATCACTGTGGGCGAACAAAGTTGATCTGTCGCTGTCTGTTGGGAATCATATTGACATTGGAAGTGATCCACTAAAAGTTGTGGATGATCTAGACGACTGTGTTCTCGTTGACCAATCCAAGGAAGTCTGGGTCGAGATATCAAAATCGTCTATAGTTAAAGATCTTATCATAG ACATTGTGCTGGACAATGCAGGATTGGAGGTGATGGTGGACATGTGTCTAGCCGACTATCTGACAACCATGTACAACGCTGCTCGTGTTCGTTTCCACTGCAAGGCCATTCCTTGGTACGTGTCTGATGTTATGGAGAAGGACTTCCTACAAGCTATAGAGAGACTCTCAAACCACACCTCAGCTTGCCAACAGCTGGCAGCCAAATGGAAAGACTATTTGGAACAAG GGAAGTGGACGTTACACAGTGAGCTGTATTGGACTCTGCCGTTCAGCTACAGTGATATGAAGGAGCAGGATCCTCATCTCTATAGCATCCTAAGTGAAAGCAGCATAATCATCTTCAAGGGGGATCTCAACTACCGGAAGTTGCTTGGAGACATAAACTGGAAGTATGACACACCCTTCCACTCGAGTCTCAGAGGGTTCAATCCTGCACCTATCGTTGCCATCCGCACTGCCAAGGCCGACCTAATATCTGGTCTGGACCTGTATGTGGTGAAAGTGGCACAAGCCAAGAAGAAGGACTGGCTCCTCACGGGTGACTTTGGAGTGATCCAATTTGATGGAACCAATAGCAAAAATAACCTCGAAAATGAAGTGAGCAGCGAAATAAAAAGGCTGATATCATAA
- the LOC124365048 gene encoding damage-control phosphatase ARMT1-like isoform X3: MSAVEETQSKVATDIQDITPPWDVPLSAKYMRSFAYPTIKDRLPVILTKVIDGLSRDKEAIAAEYGEEGREDVKRVISCLSQLKNEMVTDKYFTQLVCGDDASKWNVYWRNKTENGTMVSWYSTEWLYAETYFYRRIKEAFLLSKKLADYDPFHKQKSDCLEEALKSMDMLAKYLLKEIETHDIRWDTMNSAFQRMLKQSLWANKVDLSLSVGNHIDIGSDPLKVVDDLDDCVLVDQSKEVWVEISKSSIVKDLIIDIVLDNAGLEVMVDMCLADYLTTMYNAARVRFHCKAIPWYVSDVMEKDFLQAIERLSNHTSACQQLAAKWKDYLEQGKWTLHSELYWTLPFSYSDMKEQDPHLYSILSESSIIIFKGDLNYRKLLGDINWKYDTPFHSSLRGFNPAPIVAIRTAKADLISGLDLYVVKVAQAKKKDWLLTGDFGVIQFDGTNSKNNLENEVSSEIKRLIS; encoded by the exons atgag TGCTGTTGAAGAAACACAATCCAAAGTAGCAACTGACATACAAGATATTACCCCTCCCTGGGATGTGCCTCTCAGTGCAAAGTACATGAG gAGTTTTGCATATCCCACGATCAAGGACAGACTTCCTGTTATCTTAACCAAGGTCATAGACGGTTTATCAAGAGATAAAGAGGCTATCGCTGCTGAATATGGTGAG GAAGGCAGAGAGGATGTCAAACGGGTTATCAGCTGTTTATCCCAACTGAAAAATGAAATGGTCACAGACAAATATTTCACCCAGTTGGTATGCGGAGATGATGCATCGAAGTGGAATGTCTACTGGCGTAACAAGACGGAAAACGGGACAATGGTGTCCTGGTACTCCACTGAGTGGTTGTATGCAGAGACGTACTTCTACAGGAGGATAAAAGAAGCTTTCCTGTTGAG TAAGAAATTGGCGGACTATGATCCATTCCACAAACAAAAGAGTGACTGCTTGGAAGAAGCTTTGAAATCCATGGATATGCTGGCAAAATATTTGCTGAAAGAAATAGAAACTCACGACATCAGATGGGATACCATGAACAGTGCATTTCAACGCATGTTAAAG CAATCACTGTGGGCGAACAAAGTTGATCTGTCGCTGTCTGTTGGGAATCATATTGACATTGGAAGTGATCCACTAAAAGTTGTGGATGATCTAGACGACTGTGTTCTCGTTGACCAATCCAAGGAAGTCTGGGTCGAGATATCAAAATCGTCTATAGTTAAAGATCTTATCATAG ACATTGTGCTGGACAATGCAGGATTGGAGGTGATGGTGGACATGTGTCTAGCCGACTATCTGACAACCATGTACAACGCTGCTCGTGTTCGTTTCCACTGCAAGGCCATTCCTTGGTACGTGTCTGATGTTATGGAGAAGGACTTCCTACAAGCTATAGAGAGACTCTCAAACCACACCTCAGCTTGCCAACAGCTGGCAGCCAAATGGAAAGACTATTTGGAACAAG GGAAGTGGACGTTACACAGTGAGCTGTATTGGACTCTGCCGTTCAGCTACAGTGATATGAAGGAGCAGGATCCTCATCTCTATAGCATCCTAAGTGAAAGCAGCATAATCATCTTCAAGGGGGATCTCAACTACCGGAAGTTGCTTGGAGACATAAACTGGAAGTATGACACACCCTTCCACTCGAGTCTCAGAGGGTTCAATCCTGCACCTATCGTTGCCATCCGCACTGCCAAGGCCGACCTAATATCTGGTCTGGACCTGTATGTGGTGAAAGTGGCACAAGCCAAGAAGAAGGACTGGCTCCTCACGGGTGACTTTGGAGTGATCCAATTTGATGGAACCAATAGCAAAAATAACCTCGAAAATGAAGTGAGCAGCGAAATAAAAAGGCTGATATCATAA
- the LOC124365048 gene encoding damage-control phosphatase ARMT1-like isoform X4, producing the protein MEGREDVKRVISCLSQLKNEMVTDKYFTQLVCGDDASKWNVYWRNKTENGTMVSWYSTEWLYAETYFYRRIKEAFLLSKKLADYDPFHKQKSDCLEEALKSMDMLAKYLLKEIETHDIRWDTMNSAFQRMLKQSLWANKVDLSLSVGNHIDIGSDPLKVVDDLDDCVLVDQSKEVWVEISKSSIVKDLIIDIVLDNAGLEVMVDMCLADYLTTMYNAARVRFHCKAIPWYVSDVMEKDFLQAIERLSNHTSACQQLAAKWKDYLEQGKWTLHSELYWTLPFSYSDMKEQDPHLYSILSESSIIIFKGDLNYRKLLGDINWKYDTPFHSSLRGFNPAPIVAIRTAKADLISGLDLYVVKVAQAKKKDWLLTGDFGVIQFDGTNSKNNLENEVSSEIKRLIS; encoded by the exons ATG GAAGGCAGAGAGGATGTCAAACGGGTTATCAGCTGTTTATCCCAACTGAAAAATGAAATGGTCACAGACAAATATTTCACCCAGTTGGTATGCGGAGATGATGCATCGAAGTGGAATGTCTACTGGCGTAACAAGACGGAAAACGGGACAATGGTGTCCTGGTACTCCACTGAGTGGTTGTATGCAGAGACGTACTTCTACAGGAGGATAAAAGAAGCTTTCCTGTTGAG TAAGAAATTGGCGGACTATGATCCATTCCACAAACAAAAGAGTGACTGCTTGGAAGAAGCTTTGAAATCCATGGATATGCTGGCAAAATATTTGCTGAAAGAAATAGAAACTCACGACATCAGATGGGATACCATGAACAGTGCATTTCAACGCATGTTAAAG CAATCACTGTGGGCGAACAAAGTTGATCTGTCGCTGTCTGTTGGGAATCATATTGACATTGGAAGTGATCCACTAAAAGTTGTGGATGATCTAGACGACTGTGTTCTCGTTGACCAATCCAAGGAAGTCTGGGTCGAGATATCAAAATCGTCTATAGTTAAAGATCTTATCATAG ACATTGTGCTGGACAATGCAGGATTGGAGGTGATGGTGGACATGTGTCTAGCCGACTATCTGACAACCATGTACAACGCTGCTCGTGTTCGTTTCCACTGCAAGGCCATTCCTTGGTACGTGTCTGATGTTATGGAGAAGGACTTCCTACAAGCTATAGAGAGACTCTCAAACCACACCTCAGCTTGCCAACAGCTGGCAGCCAAATGGAAAGACTATTTGGAACAAG GGAAGTGGACGTTACACAGTGAGCTGTATTGGACTCTGCCGTTCAGCTACAGTGATATGAAGGAGCAGGATCCTCATCTCTATAGCATCCTAAGTGAAAGCAGCATAATCATCTTCAAGGGGGATCTCAACTACCGGAAGTTGCTTGGAGACATAAACTGGAAGTATGACACACCCTTCCACTCGAGTCTCAGAGGGTTCAATCCTGCACCTATCGTTGCCATCCGCACTGCCAAGGCCGACCTAATATCTGGTCTGGACCTGTATGTGGTGAAAGTGGCACAAGCCAAGAAGAAGGACTGGCTCCTCACGGGTGACTTTGGAGTGATCCAATTTGATGGAACCAATAGCAAAAATAACCTCGAAAATGAAGTGAGCAGCGAAATAAAAAGGCTGATATCATAA